A region of Terriglobia bacterium DNA encodes the following proteins:
- a CDS encoding peptidase S10 translates to MMLQRALTLSFSVLLLFALSATAQQRNREGRPPGSAPAASPAADQAAKPAAEAKKEPAEQPPVVTHHEIHVGGKTLHYTATAGMMPLKNTDTGEVEANVFYMAYTMDGQQAERRPLTFSFNGGPGSASVWLHLGAIGPKRVKMQADGMMPAPPYQLVDNEHTWLDQTDLVFIDPVGTGYSRAVKRDQTRKFLGLRGDIESVGEFIRLYLGRNERWASPLFMVGESYGTTRAAGLSGYLVEHGIAFNGIMLISSILNFETTDGAPGNDLPYVLFLPTFATTAWYHKKLGPDMQDFNKLRADVEDWALNGYADALAKGDRLTPQERSAVADRLAKFTGLSKSYVENSDLRVDEPHFVKELLRDQRKTVGRLDSRFTGSDRSGIAETAGFDPSMSAIRPPYTAMFNQYVRTELGYKSDLEYYILGGGFRFDEWDWGVQRGGFPDTARALKDAFDKNPYMKLFIGSGYYDLATPYYATQYTINHMGLDNAQHSRITLGYYGAGHMMYIQDSSLGELKNDVGRFIANALK, encoded by the coding sequence ATGATGCTACAGCGTGCCCTGACTTTGTCCTTCTCCGTCCTACTGCTGTTTGCTCTTAGCGCAACCGCCCAGCAACGTAACCGTGAAGGCCGGCCTCCGGGCTCGGCGCCGGCGGCCAGCCCGGCAGCCGACCAAGCCGCCAAACCTGCGGCCGAAGCCAAGAAAGAACCGGCCGAGCAGCCTCCCGTGGTCACTCACCATGAAATCCACGTTGGCGGCAAGACGCTGCATTACACCGCCACAGCCGGCATGATGCCACTGAAGAACACTGACACCGGCGAGGTGGAAGCCAACGTCTTCTACATGGCTTACACCATGGACGGCCAGCAAGCCGAGCGTCGCCCGCTCACGTTCTCATTCAACGGCGGCCCCGGCTCGGCATCCGTGTGGCTGCACCTCGGGGCCATCGGCCCCAAGCGTGTGAAGATGCAGGCTGACGGCATGATGCCCGCGCCTCCTTACCAACTGGTGGACAACGAGCATACCTGGCTCGACCAGACTGACTTGGTGTTCATTGATCCCGTGGGCACGGGATACAGCCGCGCCGTCAAGCGCGACCAAACGCGCAAATTCCTGGGCCTGCGCGGCGACATCGAGTCCGTGGGCGAATTCATCCGCCTGTATCTGGGACGCAACGAGCGCTGGGCGTCGCCGCTGTTTATGGTCGGCGAAAGTTACGGCACCACGCGCGCCGCCGGGCTCTCCGGATATCTGGTGGAACACGGCATCGCCTTCAACGGCATCATGCTGATCTCCAGCATCCTGAACTTTGAGACCACAGACGGCGCTCCCGGCAACGATCTGCCTTACGTCCTTTTCCTGCCGACTTTTGCCACCACCGCCTGGTACCACAAGAAACTTGGTCCCGACATGCAGGACTTCAACAAACTGCGCGCTGACGTGGAAGACTGGGCGCTCAATGGCTACGCCGACGCTCTGGCCAAAGGCGACCGGCTCACCCCGCAGGAACGCAGCGCCGTCGCCGACCGGCTGGCCAAGTTCACCGGATTGAGCAAGTCCTACGTCGAGAACAGTGATCTGCGCGTGGACGAGCCGCACTTTGTAAAAGAACTGCTGCGCGACCAGCGCAAGACCGTGGGCCGCCTGGACAGCCGCTTCACCGGCAGCGACCGCTCGGGCATCGCCGAGACCGCGGGGTTCGATCCCAGCATGAGCGCCATCCGTCCGCCGTACACCGCCATGTTCAACCAGTACGTGCGCACTGAGCTCGGCTACAAGTCAGACCTGGAGTATTACATCCTGGGCGGAGGCTTCCGCTTTGACGAGTGGGACTGGGGCGTCCAGCGCGGCGGCTTCCCTGACACGGCGCGCGCCCTAAAAGACGCTTTCGACAAGAACCCTTACATGAAGCTGTTCATCGGCTCGGGATATTACGATCTGGCCACGCCCTATTACGCCACGCAATACACCATCAACCACATGGGCCTGGACAACGCGCAGCACTCGCGCATCACCCTGGGCTACTACGGCGCCGGCCACATGATGTACATCCAGGACAGCTCGCTGGGTGAGTTGAAGAATGACGTGGGGAGGTTCATTGCGAACGCGCTGAAGTAA
- a CDS encoding dipeptidase codes for MKPTYIVLSLFLLSIVALPQSKPSHKSAPQKKASGQGKAKPALKVDPAMAIHESALIIDTHADTPQRFLDEHFDLGENTPVSDGHMDLGKIKKGNLGAEFFSIWVEPDFKGHYAKRAMDLIDSVYQQAARHPDQMTMAFTADDIVRAHQQHKFAALLGIEGGHAIENDVRLLRDFHRLGVRYMTLTWSNTNEWADSSGDIKDPNVKHYNGMTDFGKDVVREMNRLGMIIDISHVSDATFYQALLISQAPIIASHSSSRALTNHPRNMTDDMLRAVALNNGVVMVNFFSAFIDEDFRKAFFDPEKMKQRDAEVAAFTKEHAHADGSPVGYNEVVELEKKWAAQFPRPPLKSLIDHIDHVAKVAGVDHVGLGSDFDGVTSLPQGIDSVADLPKITEALYQRGYSREDLLKILGGNFMRVMRDVEATAKRLQAEHKESDPLTYDQVLLMLGNRVTSAHLIDLVHEHGVNFDLTPERREAMKALKADDAALDAIAKSKKK; via the coding sequence ATGAAGCCGACATATATCGTCCTTAGCCTCTTTCTGCTTTCCATCGTAGCTCTGCCCCAATCCAAGCCGTCGCACAAGTCTGCCCCGCAGAAGAAAGCGTCTGGTCAGGGCAAAGCCAAGCCTGCGCTCAAAGTTGATCCGGCAATGGCCATCCACGAGTCCGCGTTGATCATTGACACTCACGCTGACACGCCGCAACGCTTTCTCGATGAACATTTTGATCTGGGCGAGAACACTCCCGTCTCTGACGGCCACATGGACCTGGGCAAGATCAAGAAAGGCAACCTGGGCGCGGAATTCTTCTCCATTTGGGTTGAGCCCGACTTCAAAGGCCACTACGCCAAGCGCGCCATGGACCTGATTGACAGCGTGTATCAGCAGGCGGCGCGGCATCCTGACCAGATGACCATGGCATTTACGGCGGACGACATTGTCCGCGCCCACCAGCAGCACAAGTTCGCCGCACTGCTGGGCATTGAGGGCGGCCACGCGATAGAAAACGACGTCCGCCTGCTGCGCGACTTCCACCGCCTGGGCGTGCGGTACATGACGCTGACCTGGTCCAATACCAACGAGTGGGCGGATTCCTCCGGCGACATCAAAGACCCCAACGTCAAGCACTACAACGGCATGACCGATTTCGGCAAAGACGTGGTGCGGGAGATGAACCGCCTGGGCATGATCATAGATATTTCGCACGTGTCCGACGCCACGTTCTACCAGGCGCTGCTGATCAGCCAGGCGCCGATCATCGCGTCGCATTCATCTTCACGCGCGCTCACCAACCATCCGCGCAACATGACCGATGACATGCTGCGCGCCGTGGCCCTCAACAACGGCGTGGTCATGGTGAATTTCTTTTCCGCGTTCATTGACGAAGACTTCCGCAAAGCCTTCTTCGATCCCGAGAAAATGAAGCAACGCGACGCTGAAGTTGCGGCGTTCACCAAAGAACACGCCCATGCTGACGGCAGTCCGGTGGGGTACAACGAGGTGGTGGAGCTGGAAAAGAAATGGGCGGCGCAGTTTCCGCGGCCGCCGCTGAAATCGCTGATTGACCACATTGACCACGTCGCCAAAGTGGCGGGCGTGGACCACGTGGGCCTGGGCTCAGATTTTGATGGCGTCACGTCACTGCCTCAGGGAATTGATTCCGTCGCCGACCTGCCCAAGATCACTGAGGCGCTTTACCAGCGCGGTTACTCGCGGGAAGATCTCCTAAAGATCCTGGGCGGCAACTTCATGCGCGTCATGCGTGACGTGGAAGCCACGGCCAAGCGACTCCAGGCGGAGCACAAGGAATCCGACCCGCTTACCTATGATCAAGTGCTGCTCATGCTGGGGAACCGCGTGACCAGCGCTCATCTCATCGATCTTGTTCACGAGCACGGCGTGAATTTTGACCTGACGCCGGAGCGTCGCGAGGCCATGAAGGCCCTGAAAGCCGACGACGCAGCGCTGGACGCGATTGCGAAAAGCAAGAAGAAGTAG
- a CDS encoding DUF1691 domain-containing protein: MASAVSPHNVAKGVPPLRAGQGGSFLWRRLHSLSGIIPVGAFLVEHFISNAFATNGPRAYADQVKFLSGLPFVPVLEWVGIYIPLAYHALYGFYIWIRGQSNVSDYPWAGNFMYAAQRWTGGIAFLYIGWHVYTMRIAPVHLMDNPQAAFHKVQMELQHPWAIAFYIIGIVAASWHFSYGLYLFAAKWGITVSERSRKGFGLVCTGIAVAFIAVGLATMGAFFRTQWLNTPEKLPAAQQVVENGH; the protein is encoded by the coding sequence ATGGCTAGCGCCGTCTCGCCTCATAACGTTGCCAAAGGTGTTCCGCCGTTGCGCGCCGGCCAGGGCGGTTCCTTCCTCTGGCGCAGGCTGCATTCCTTAAGCGGCATCATCCCAGTGGGCGCGTTTCTGGTGGAACATTTTATTTCCAACGCCTTTGCCACCAACGGGCCGCGCGCTTATGCCGACCAAGTAAAGTTCTTGAGCGGTCTGCCGTTTGTCCCGGTGCTGGAGTGGGTTGGCATATATATCCCGCTGGCCTATCACGCGCTTTACGGCTTTTACATCTGGATCCGCGGGCAATCCAACGTGAGCGACTATCCCTGGGCCGGCAACTTCATGTACGCGGCGCAGCGCTGGACCGGAGGCATCGCCTTCCTGTACATCGGATGGCACGTATACACCATGCGCATCGCGCCCGTCCACCTCATGGATAACCCGCAGGCGGCCTTCCACAAAGTACAGATGGAATTACAGCACCCTTGGGCGATCGCGTTTTACATCATCGGCATCGTCGCGGCGTCATGGCACTTCTCGTATGGTTTGTACCTGTTCGCCGCCAAATGGGGCATCACGGTGAGCGAGCGGTCGCGCAAAGGCTTTGGCCTGGTGTGCACGGGCATCGCCGTCGCGTTTATCGCGGTCGGCCTGGCGACCATGGGGGCGTTCTTCCGGACACAGTGGTTGAACACTCCGGAGAAGCTGCCGGCGGCGCAACAAGTCGTGGAGAACGGACATTGA
- a CDS encoding M20/M25/M40 family metallo-hydrolase, with translation MSLRNRLFPLVVCLGLLQLPLAAQTAVDPDINKKIRDEEASHSQIMHTMHFLADIYGPRLTGSPNHKAAADWALKQMKEWGFENGHLEPWDFGHPGWMNERASGYIVAPVKDQLTFKVWAWTPSTKGTITAQVFQMVIPEKPKQEDLTAYFAIVKDQVKGKMVLVGKGDAVPVVIEVPPRRLEDKTVAERFDPKNPNAGQFGPRPGQPPTPPEPGVLTPAQINEQTDQFLLANGAAMRLNDAHMTNGHIRAFQNRTYDPAKVVPTVVLRNEDFGRIVRILADGLPVQLEFNIQNKVFPEGKTTYNTVAEIPGTDKKDEVIMLGGHLDSWHSATGATDNAIGCAIMMEAARILKALGVKPRRTIRVALWSGEEQGLLGSQAYVKEHFGSFEDPKPEYAKFGGYFNIDSGTGRVRGLGVFGPPEDADILRQIVTPFADLGVAGVISNKNRRAGGTDSTSFSQAGLPGIGMAQDPIEYFADTWHTNLDTYERIIEDDVKKAAMVAAASVYQLAMRDEMLPRFSKAEMPPKPEPGPVTTPTVPNGPATQPAKPGTAGAKP, from the coding sequence ATGTCATTGCGGAATCGTCTCTTTCCCCTGGTCGTCTGTCTCGGTCTCTTGCAGCTTCCCCTGGCGGCGCAGACCGCCGTTGATCCTGACATCAACAAGAAGATTCGCGACGAGGAAGCCAGCCACTCGCAGATCATGCACACCATGCATTTTCTTGCCGACATTTACGGCCCGCGCCTGACCGGTTCGCCCAACCACAAAGCCGCGGCGGACTGGGCCCTGAAGCAAATGAAAGAGTGGGGATTTGAAAACGGCCACCTGGAGCCGTGGGACTTTGGCCATCCCGGTTGGATGAACGAGCGTGCCAGCGGCTACATCGTTGCTCCCGTCAAAGACCAGCTTACGTTCAAAGTCTGGGCCTGGACGCCGAGCACCAAGGGGACGATCACCGCGCAAGTCTTCCAGATGGTCATTCCCGAAAAGCCCAAGCAAGAGGACCTGACAGCTTATTTCGCGATCGTCAAGGACCAAGTGAAAGGCAAGATGGTGCTGGTGGGCAAAGGGGACGCCGTGCCGGTGGTGATTGAAGTTCCTCCGCGACGGCTGGAGGACAAAACGGTCGCCGAGCGTTTTGACCCCAAGAATCCCAATGCGGGGCAATTTGGCCCGCGTCCGGGGCAGCCGCCAACGCCGCCGGAGCCGGGCGTGCTGACGCCGGCGCAGATCAACGAACAGACTGACCAGTTTCTGCTGGCCAACGGCGCCGCCATGCGGCTGAATGATGCGCACATGACCAACGGGCACATCCGCGCCTTCCAGAACCGCACCTACGATCCCGCCAAGGTGGTGCCGACGGTCGTCCTACGCAATGAAGATTTCGGGCGCATCGTACGCATTCTGGCCGACGGCTTGCCTGTGCAGTTGGAATTCAACATCCAGAACAAAGTTTTTCCGGAAGGGAAAACTACGTACAACACCGTCGCGGAAATTCCCGGCACGGACAAAAAAGACGAAGTCATCATGCTGGGCGGGCATTTGGATTCCTGGCACTCCGCCACCGGCGCCACCGACAACGCCATCGGCTGCGCCATCATGATGGAAGCTGCGCGCATTTTGAAAGCCTTGGGAGTGAAGCCGCGGCGCACCATCCGCGTGGCGCTGTGGAGCGGCGAAGAGCAAGGCTTACTGGGATCGCAGGCGTACGTGAAGGAACACTTCGGCTCGTTTGAAGATCCCAAGCCGGAGTACGCCAAATTCGGCGGCTACTTCAACATTGACTCCGGCACCGGACGCGTCCGCGGCCTGGGGGTGTTTGGTCCGCCGGAAGATGCCGACATCCTGCGCCAGATTGTCACTCCGTTTGCTGACCTGGGCGTGGCCGGGGTGATTTCCAACAAGAACCGCCGGGCAGGCGGCACGGACTCAACTTCATTTTCCCAGGCGGGGCTGCCGGGAATCGGCATGGCGCAGGACCCGATTGAATACTTCGCTGACACATGGCACACCAACCTGGACACCTACGAGCGGATCATTGAAGACGACGTGAAGAAAGCCGCGATGGTTGCCGCAGCCAGCGTATACCAACTGGCCATGCGCGATGAGATGCTGCCGCGCTTCAGCAAAGCCGAAATGCCGCCCAAGCCGGAGCCGGGACCGGTCACAACACCGACCGTGCCCAATGGTCCTGCAACCCAGCCGGCAAAACCTGGAACGGCGGGCGCGAAGCCTTAA
- the sdhA gene encoding succinate dehydrogenase flavoprotein subunit, producing the protein MANPKIIVVGGGLAGLAAVIKIAEAGGNVDLFSIVPVKRSHSVCAQGGINAAKNLKGEGDTTWQHLDDTIYGGDFLANQPPVKAMCDAAPGIIDLLDRMGVPFNRTPEGLLDFRRFGGTLFNRTAFAGATTGQQLLYALDEQVRRYEAEGRVTKYEHWEFLSAVLDGQRTCRGICAMDLRTMEVRTFPGEALIVATGGIGAIFGKSTNSVVCTGSAQSALYQQGCYYANGEFIQVHPTSIPGEDKLRLMSESARGEGGRVWVPKNKGDKRDWKSIPASDRFYFLEEWYPKYGNLVPRDVATRAIHKIVYEEDLGIDGQPMVYLDLTHIDRATLDRKLEGILEIYEKFVGDDPRDVPMKIFPGMHYTMGGLWVDFKQATNIPGIFAAGECEYSYHGANRLGANSLVSCIWGGFVAGPQAVQYAKNNAKSAAAVPSSVYDSEKKRQEDANGKLMSANGTENPFRLWRELGELMTKNCTVIRYNKNLKETDAKLVELLDRFSHVNMGDKSMWANTSFAFTRQLYNMLQLSRVIAQGAGMRDESRGAHYKPDFPDRDDKNWLKTTKAYFAPDADEPKFEFEPVDVSLIPPRPRRYDMAK; encoded by the coding sequence ATGGCGAATCCCAAAATCATCGTAGTTGGCGGCGGGCTGGCGGGGCTGGCAGCGGTCATCAAAATTGCCGAGGCCGGCGGCAACGTGGACCTGTTTTCCATTGTCCCGGTCAAGCGCTCGCATTCCGTCTGCGCGCAAGGCGGCATCAACGCGGCCAAGAACCTGAAGGGTGAAGGCGACACCACTTGGCAGCACCTGGACGACACCATCTACGGCGGCGACTTTCTGGCCAACCAGCCTCCGGTCAAAGCCATGTGTGACGCCGCGCCGGGGATCATTGACCTGCTGGACCGCATGGGCGTCCCCTTCAACCGCACGCCGGAAGGGCTGCTCGACTTCCGCCGCTTTGGCGGCACGCTGTTCAACCGCACCGCGTTCGCCGGCGCCACCACCGGCCAGCAATTGCTCTACGCGCTGGATGAACAAGTCCGCCGCTATGAAGCCGAAGGCCGCGTCACAAAATACGAACACTGGGAATTCCTGAGCGCCGTGCTCGACGGCCAGCGTACCTGCCGCGGCATCTGCGCCATGGACCTGCGCACCATGGAAGTTCGCACATTCCCCGGCGAGGCGCTCATCGTGGCCACGGGCGGCATCGGCGCTATCTTCGGCAAGAGCACCAACTCCGTGGTCTGCACCGGATCAGCGCAGTCGGCGCTCTATCAGCAAGGCTGCTACTACGCCAACGGCGAGTTCATCCAGGTGCATCCCACGTCCATTCCGGGCGAAGACAAACTGCGTTTGATGTCGGAATCGGCGCGCGGCGAAGGTGGTCGCGTTTGGGTGCCGAAAAACAAAGGCGACAAGCGCGACTGGAAGAGCATCCCAGCCTCTGACCGCTTTTATTTCCTGGAAGAGTGGTATCCCAAGTACGGCAACCTGGTGCCGCGCGACGTGGCCACGCGCGCCATCCACAAGATTGTTTACGAAGAAGATCTGGGCATTGACGGCCAGCCCATGGTGTATCTCGACCTGACGCACATTGATCGCGCCACGCTGGACCGCAAGCTGGAAGGCATCCTGGAAATCTACGAAAAGTTCGTGGGCGACGATCCGCGTGACGTGCCCATGAAGATTTTCCCCGGCATGCACTACACCATGGGCGGGTTGTGGGTGGATTTCAAGCAGGCTACCAACATCCCCGGCATCTTTGCCGCCGGCGAGTGCGAATACAGCTACCACGGCGCCAATCGTCTGGGCGCAAATTCGCTGGTGTCGTGCATATGGGGCGGCTTCGTGGCCGGGCCGCAAGCGGTGCAGTACGCCAAGAACAATGCAAAATCCGCGGCCGCAGTGCCCAGCAGCGTTTATGACTCGGAGAAGAAGCGCCAGGAAGACGCCAACGGCAAGCTGATGTCGGCCAACGGCACGGAGAACCCCTTCCGCCTGTGGCGCGAACTGGGCGAGTTGATGACCAAGAACTGCACGGTCATACGCTACAACAAAAATCTCAAAGAGACTGACGCCAAGCTGGTGGAATTGCTGGACCGCTTCAGCCACGTCAACATGGGCGACAAGAGCATGTGGGCCAACACCTCCTTCGCCTTCACGCGGCAGCTGTACAACATGCTGCAGCTCTCGCGGGTGATCGCCCAGGGAGCGGGCATGAGGGACGAATCGCGCGGCGCGCACTACAAGCCGGACTTCCCCGACCGCGACGACAAGAACTGGCTGAAGACAACCAAAGCTTATTTCGCGCCGGACGCCGACGAGCCCAAGTTTGAATTTGAGCCGGTGGATGTTTCGCTGATTCCTCCGAGGCCGCGTCGCTATGATATGGCGAAATAG
- a CDS encoding DUF5715 family protein, with translation MGARNTLIASSLLLLAATVATALPATSVHTTTRRRAHARRVVWNPVLKGSHDSQLRQNEEIDRLQLPRIADDQQLIELERTQELIPIAENRALKVSPAIKPEKRYARPWVNYFLQDMSAAYFTEFRTPLQVTSAVRTMEQQHTLRRRNRNAAPETGENGSSHLAGITVDLAKRGLTRTQHAWIENYLKNLRDQNLVEVAEERRQACFHVMVSDRYTEWREANQSADKIARE, from the coding sequence ATGGGCGCCAGAAACACACTGATAGCTTCGTCTCTACTTTTGTTGGCTGCGACGGTCGCCACCGCGCTGCCAGCCACCAGCGTGCACACCACGACCCGTCGCCGTGCGCATGCGCGGCGCGTGGTTTGGAATCCCGTGTTAAAGGGCTCCCACGATTCCCAGTTGCGGCAGAACGAAGAGATTGACCGCCTGCAGCTGCCCCGCATCGCTGACGACCAGCAATTGATCGAGCTGGAGCGCACCCAGGAATTGATACCCATCGCGGAGAACCGCGCTCTGAAAGTGAGTCCGGCCATCAAGCCGGAAAAGCGCTATGCCCGGCCCTGGGTCAACTATTTCCTGCAGGACATGAGCGCCGCCTATTTCACTGAATTTCGCACGCCGTTGCAGGTGACCTCCGCGGTGCGGACCATGGAACAGCAGCACACGCTGCGCCGCCGCAACCGCAATGCCGCGCCGGAGACCGGCGAAAACGGCTCGTCCCACCTGGCGGGCATCACCGTGGACTTGGCCAAACGCGGCCTCACCCGCACGCAGCACGCGTGGATTGAGAATTACCTGAAGAACCTGCGGGACCAGAACCTGGTGGAAGTGGCGGAAGAGCGCCGCCAGGCTTGTTTCCACGTGATGGTGTCGGATCGTTACACAGAATGGCGCGAGGCGAACCAGTCGGCTGATAAAATTGCTCGTGAATGA
- the sdhB gene encoding succinate dehydrogenase iron-sulfur subunit translates to MAKTVVIKIKRQENPGASPHWEEFELTWKSGMNVISAMMEIAANPVTRSGKTTTPIAYDSNCLEEVCGSCAMLINGRARMACSALVDKLKQPITLEPFSKFPVVRDLQVDRSVIFENLKRVKAWVPVDGTYDLGAGPRMSPTEQEQNYPVSRCISCCCCMEACPQFNESTGFVGAATIAQVRLFNQHPTGKALKHERLQALMGDGGIQECGFAQNCVEVCPKDIPLTKAISDTGREVMKQAIKDFFRG, encoded by the coding sequence ATGGCCAAGACCGTCGTTATAAAGATCAAGCGGCAGGAAAATCCCGGCGCCAGTCCGCATTGGGAAGAGTTTGAACTGACGTGGAAGTCCGGCATGAACGTGATCTCCGCGATGATGGAGATTGCCGCCAACCCCGTCACCCGCTCCGGCAAGACGACCACGCCCATCGCCTACGATTCCAACTGTCTGGAAGAAGTCTGCGGCTCCTGCGCCATGCTGATCAACGGCCGCGCGCGCATGGCTTGCTCCGCCCTGGTGGACAAACTCAAGCAGCCCATTACCCTGGAGCCCTTCAGCAAGTTTCCCGTGGTGCGTGACCTGCAAGTGGACCGCAGCGTGATCTTTGAAAACCTCAAGCGCGTGAAGGCCTGGGTGCCGGTGGACGGAACCTACGATCTGGGCGCCGGCCCGCGCATGTCGCCCACAGAGCAGGAGCAAAACTACCCGGTTTCGCGCTGCATCTCCTGCTGCTGCTGCATGGAAGCCTGCCCGCAGTTCAACGAAAGCACGGGGTTCGTGGGCGCAGCCACCATCGCGCAAGTGCGCTTGTTCAACCAGCATCCCACGGGCAAAGCGCTCAAGCACGAACGGCTGCAGGCCCTGATGGGCGATGGCGGCATTCAGGAATGCGGATTCGCGCAGAACTGCGTGGAAGTCTGCCCCAAGGACATCCCACTGACCAAAGCCATCTCTGATACCGGGCGCGAAGTCATGAAGCAGGCGATCAAAGACTTCTTCCGCGGATAA
- a CDS encoding four helix bundle protein: MNSEKHQELRTRTKAFALRVIRMSQALPRSREANVILQQVLRSATGMAANYRAAGRSRSKAEFIAKIGVVVEEADETVFWLEMLGDSGIVRPVKLQSLLTEATQLVAIFTASRKTART; the protein is encoded by the coding sequence ATGAACTCAGAAAAGCATCAGGAGTTAAGAACGCGAACCAAGGCCTTTGCTCTGCGCGTGATTCGCATGTCTCAAGCCCTGCCCCGAAGCCGCGAGGCAAACGTAATCCTTCAGCAAGTTCTTAGATCTGCAACTGGCATGGCGGCCAACTATCGCGCCGCTGGTCGATCAAGGTCAAAGGCTGAGTTCATCGCGAAGATCGGTGTTGTTGTGGAAGAGGCAGATGAAACCGTGTTTTGGCTTGAGATGCTCGGAGATAGCGGTATTGTGCGTCCTGTGAAATTGCAAAGTTTGCTCACTGAGGCAACTCAGCTCGTAGCAATCTTCACTGCATCCCGGAAAACCGCCAGAACTTGA
- a CDS encoding Xaa-Pro peptidase family protein yields MNSSRRRFLQNAGIATSAALVPRGALFAEQEGPSKFVPQPIAKLKSRKDEAKPITIEERQQRLERARRLMAESKLDAIMMIGGTSLVYFTGIRWWLSERLFAMIVPAKGNPFYVCPAFEEDRAREQIVMGMGDSKADVRIWQEDESPYQRIADGMKERGIAAGKIGMEETVHYVFSSGVGKAAPAAQILSATPVTAGCRMIKSDHELQLMTLANQVTLAAYEAAYLSTKEGMTQRDFAQMVSAAHAQQGFQGGAGVQVAESSALPHGSAKPQVIREGTILLMDGGCNVEGYDSDISRTVVLGKPTDKMKKVFEIVHRAQSAALAAAKPGVQCQAVDAAARKVIDDAGFGPDYKHFGHRVGHGIGMDGHEWPYLVRGNTLPLAPRMCFSDEPGIYIRGEFGVRLEDDMHITENGAELFTPQSPSLEEPFGKSS; encoded by the coding sequence ATGAACTCTTCTCGCCGCCGTTTTCTGCAGAATGCCGGAATTGCCACGTCTGCCGCGCTTGTCCCACGGGGAGCGCTCTTCGCCGAGCAGGAGGGCCCGTCCAAATTTGTGCCCCAGCCCATCGCCAAACTGAAGTCGCGCAAGGACGAAGCCAAGCCCATCACGATTGAAGAACGCCAGCAACGCCTGGAACGCGCGCGGCGTTTGATGGCGGAGAGCAAACTTGACGCCATCATGATGATCGGCGGAACGAGCCTGGTGTACTTCACCGGCATCCGCTGGTGGCTGAGCGAGCGGTTGTTCGCGATGATCGTGCCGGCGAAGGGCAATCCGTTTTACGTTTGCCCGGCGTTTGAAGAGGACCGCGCGCGCGAACAGATCGTCATGGGCATGGGCGACTCCAAAGCCGACGTCCGCATATGGCAGGAAGATGAAAGCCCTTACCAGCGCATAGCCGACGGCATGAAGGAACGCGGCATCGCCGCCGGAAAGATCGGCATGGAAGAGACGGTCCATTACGTTTTCAGTTCGGGTGTGGGCAAGGCCGCGCCAGCGGCGCAGATCCTGAGCGCCACTCCGGTCACCGCCGGCTGCCGCATGATCAAGAGCGACCACGAGCTGCAACTGATGACCCTGGCCAACCAGGTCACACTGGCCGCCTATGAAGCCGCGTACCTTTCCACCAAAGAAGGCATGACGCAGCGGGACTTCGCGCAGATGGTCTCGGCGGCGCACGCGCAGCAGGGCTTCCAGGGCGGGGCCGGGGTCCAAGTGGCGGAGTCTTCCGCGTTACCGCACGGCTCGGCCAAGCCGCAGGTCATCCGCGAAGGCACCATTCTGCTGATGGACGGCGGCTGCAACGTGGAAGGCTATGACTCTGACATCAGCCGCACGGTCGTACTGGGCAAACCGACGGACAAGATGAAGAAGGTCTTTGAGATCGTGCATCGCGCGCAGTCCGCCGCGCTGGCCGCCGCCAAACCCGGCGTGCAGTGCCAGGCCGTGGATGCCGCGGCACGCAAGGTGATTGACGACGCCGGCTTCGGCCCCGACTACAAACATTTTGGCCACCGCGTGGGCCACGGCATCGGCATGGACGGCCACGAGTGGCCGTACCTGGTTCGCGGCAACACTTTGCCGCTCGCGCCGCGCATGTGCTTCAGCGACGAGCCGGGGATTTACATTCGCGGGGAATTCGGCGTCCGCCTGGAAGACGACATGCACATCACGGAGAACGGTGCGGAGTTGTTCACGCCGCAAAGTCCGAGTTTGGAAGAGCCGTTTGGGAAAAGCTCTTAG